From a single Tachypleus tridentatus isolate NWPU-2018 chromosome 6, ASM421037v1, whole genome shotgun sequence genomic region:
- the LOC143254611 gene encoding uncharacterized protein LOC143254611 has protein sequence MFSRITKGVLVAWGFLWMTQLFAVSSGEKREDIQYSGYTQKKGTHDLYRFGLGKRRQHFDDFESKRADQMYSFGLGKRDSFTFPDDILSDHLEHQSFFSNYKSVPQQFAFGLGKRFLPHMYNIDDERGFTYDFGLGKKNDERERFSFGLGKRQEKHFDFGLGKRSSLDSGIPREYEDFIKRRFHFGLGKREDREYSFGLGRKKRGRDTAIE, from the coding sequence AATAACAAAAGGGGTTCTTGTCGCCTGGGGATTTCTCTGGATGACCCAACTATTCGCTGTCTCATCAGGTGAGAAGAGAGAAGACATACAATATTCTGGTTATACGCAGAAGAAGGGGACTCACGATCTATACAGGTTTGGTCTCGGCAAAAGAAGACAACACTTTGATGACTTTGAATCCAAGAGAGCAGACCAAATGTATAGCTTTGGTCTTGGTAAAAGGGATTCTTTCACCTTTCCCGATGACATTTTATCAGATCATCTTGAACACCAAAGTTTCTTTTCGAATTATAAAAGCGTTCCTCAGCAGTTTGCTTTCGGCTTGGGAAAGCGGTTCTTGCCCCACATGTATAACATAGATGATGAAAGGGGTTTCACTTATGATTTTGGACTAGGCAAGAAAAATGATGAGAGAGAGAGGTTTTCTTTCGGCCTTGGTAAACGGCAAGAAAAACACTTCGATTTTGGTCTTGGGAAACGTAGTTCATTGGACTCTGGCATACCACGAGAGTATGAGGATTTCATTAAACGACGGTTTCACTTTGGCTTAGGAAAACGTGAGGATCGAGAGTACAGTTTCGGTTTAGGCCGAAAGAAAAGAGGAAGAGATACCGCTATAGAGTAA